One segment of Colias croceus chromosome 15, ilColCroc2.1 DNA contains the following:
- the LOC123697959 gene encoding SET and MYND domain-containing protein 4: MIIDVIYADAINKLTSQGKIADISRKLLVADNNSDRVLLVYDVFEESKFFPSILQHHKSEKVSTHYRNLGNQCYQKKDHYKAWQYYNLSFLYAPLDSESYALALSNRSAVFFSLDKYAESLQDIEHCFSLNYPEKVRDKLIKRKELCKEALSSVQDEAENPEGKDILTFKGEKSERYVGASTKLEVVYNKEMGRHVVAKEDIRVGEVLVEEQPYFALLLKQQLLFGCSYCLSRKLNLIPCKNCCFALYCNEECSSKAWKEYHEVECPLMATLVDMNFTKLELLALRTVIKARTDHPDWESLYKTIEEAESNVDTEFHGHVKVGDKWVYDSKYYASIHTLATNVERRSISDIFQKSVTAAVFLKFLLDETNFMDADTEEAKEKIWRCVAGLLLLHSMTSPTNMHGISANTEAGGNGKFGDVNIASAPYAFHSLINHSCAPNVVRYSQLGTSNMTLFALRPIKKGMQLYDNYGSHHAIEDRMVRQTSLQFQYKFMCMCEACVNNWPTYLTMRQKKIPPKITRNKNKFLSYNIIDKLQHGDKETAIKIFRKLCSLCEELESYAPCIELCDCQEGLKQCLVIMEGILPYGCNESVDWQMNVL; the protein is encoded by the exons ATGATTATTGACGTTATTTATGCAGATGCTATAAACAAACTCACTTCTCAGGGGAAAATTGCAGATATTTCTCGCAAATTATTAGTAGCAGATAATAACAGCGATAGAGTTTTATTAGTTTACGATGTCTTTGAAGAAAGCAAATTTTTCCCAAGTATTTTGCAGCACCATAAAAGTGAGAAAGTGTCTACACATTATCGTAACCTAGGCAACCAATGCTATCAAAAGAAAGATCATTATAAGGCAtggcaatattataatttatcatttcTTTATGCCCCTTTGGATTCAGAAAGCTATGCACTAGCACTATCTAATAGGTCGgctgtatttttttcattagacaAATATGCTGAATCTTTACAAGATATTGAACATTGCTTTTCCTTAAATTACCCTGAAAAAGTTCGggataaattgataaaaaggAAAGAGCTATGTAAGGAAGCACTAAGTAGCGTTCAAGATGAAGCAGAAAACCCAGAAGGAAAAgatatattaacatttaagGGGGAAAAAAGTGAAAGATATGTTGGTGCCAGCACAAAACTTGAAGTTGTTTATAACAAGGAAATGGGTAGACATGTTGTTGCAAAGGAAGATATTAGGGTTGGTGAAGTACTTGTTGAGGAGCAACCTTATTTTGCATTACTTTTAAAGCAACAGCTCCTTTTTGGTTGTAGCTATTGTCTCTCTAGGAAACTGAATCTAATTCCTTGCAAAAATTGTTGCTTTGCTCTTTACTGCAATGAAGAATGTAGCTCAAAAGCCTGGAAAGAGTATCATGAAGTAGAATGTCCATTGATGGCTACGTTGGTGGATATGAATTTCACCAAACTTGAATTACTTGCTCTAAGAACTGTTATTAAGGCTCGCACTGATCATCCAGATTGGGAGTCTTTATATAAGACAATCGAGGAAGCCGAGTCAAATGTTGATACAGAGTTTCATGGTCATGTAAAAGTTGGTGATAAATGGGTGTATGACTCAAAATATTATGCCTCAATTCACACCTTAGCAACCAATGTGGAGAGAAGATCTATATCtgatatatttcaaaaatcagTAACTGCTGCTGTGTTTTTGAAATTTCTTTTAGATGAAACAAATTTTATGGATGCTGATACTGAAGAGGCCAAAGAAAAGATATGGCGATGTGTGGCTGGTTTACTTTTGCTTCATAGTATGACTAGTCCAACAAATATGCATGGTATCAGTGCTAATACAGAGGCTGGCGGGAATGGGAAATTTGGAGATGTAAATATAGCCAGTGCACCTTATGCATTTCACAGCCTTATAAACCACTCATGTGCCCCAAATGTAGTGAGGTACAGTCAGCTTGGTACCAGTAACATGACATTGTTTGCTTTGCGACCCATTAAAAAAGGAATGCAGTTATATGATAATTATGG TTCCCATCATGCAATAGAGGACCGCATGGTGAGGCAGACTTCACTGCAGTTCCAATACAAATTCATGTGCATGTGTGAGGCGTGTGTTAACAACTGGCCCACATACCTGACTATGCGACAGAAGAAGATTCCGCCGAAAATAAccagaaataaaaataaatttctcaGTTACAACATTATTGATAAGCTTCAGCATGGCGATAAAGAAAcggcaattaaaatatttcgtaaGCTATGTAGCCTTTGCGAAGAATTGGAGAGTTACGCTCCTTGTATTGAGCTATGCGATTGTCAGGAAGGTCTTAAACAATGTTTGGTTATTATGGAGGGTATCTTACCTTACGGTTGCAATGAAAGCGTAGACTGGCAAATGAATGTATTGTGA
- the LOC123697960 gene encoding protein OSCP1: MSHFATPFIVINLGCEMVYVVEQRLKMQNIPEDKSEIVLTDITTVLLHPKLLEELFIPQPVAPHAVIKQLLEDISASSIMRLDSYSMNKLWDLMTMIFKWQLAVATNQSIFDISRRHLKCVATLLPVYFPRKIIEDTIKRFDDLAMIFTENDYKCLCNTLILWFSEYHSKISVLLRLGLQRNDGTFNLPATVNLKFLKNLGENIYKHDKKKKSIDDYHIHCADDNEIRCLLGPMETASPHKQALHENHIESRTKKCSPVALHKYKYFKNIDLSRKNVPSNDLIFTSNVPKTTQEDLLEMLENVSLN; encoded by the exons atgtcTCACTTTGCAACACCATTTATTGTGATAAATCTCGGCTGTGAAATGGTTTATGTCGTCGAGCAGAGACTGAAAATGCAAAACATACCAGAGGACAAATCCGAGATAG TACTCACCGATATAACAACAGTCCTTCTACATCCAAAGCTCCTGGAAGAACTATTTATACCACAGCCCGTTGCTCCTCATGCCGTTATCAAGCAACTCTTAGAAGATATATCTGCCTCATCGATTATGAGACTTGATAGTTATTCTATGAATAAACTTTGGGATTTAATGACAATGATCTTCAAATGGCAATTAGCTGTAGCGACAAATCAGAGTATTTTTGACATCAGCCGGCGACATTTAAAATGTGTAGCCACTTTACTACCGGTTTATTTCCctagaaaaataattgaagACACAATCAAAAGATTTGACGATTTAGCAATGATTTTCACCGAGAATGATTATAAATGCCTTTGTAACACATTAATACTTTGGTTTTCTGAATATCATTCAAAAATTTCCGTCCTTTTAAGACTAGGACTGCAGCGCAATGATGGCACTTTTAATTTACCTGCTACAGTTAATcttaaatttcttaaaaatctaggggaaaatatttataagcacgataagaaaaagaaatctATTGATGACTATCACATTCACTGTGCTGATGATAATGAAATCCGTTGTTTATTGGGTCCTATGGAAACAGCGTCACCGCACAAGCAAGCTTTACATGAAAATCATATTGAATCAAGAACCAAAAAATGCTCACCAGTAGCATTGCACaagtacaaatattttaaaaatattgatttgagTCGTAAAAATGTTCCAAGTAATGATCTTATTTTTACATCTAATGTTCCAAAAACGACACAGGAGGATCTGCTTGAAATGTTGGAAAATGTATCCCTTAACTAA